The Gammaproteobacteria bacterium genome has a segment encoding these proteins:
- a CDS encoding conserved membrane hypothetical protein (Evidence 4 : Unknown function but conserved in other organisms), whose protein sequence is MRNMLKILISTLVLMLGVVSLPATAATPGEGFQKVALTSNDIKHMTLGQAAAIVGGAIVGGSVTDMVLDGTVFTILGVVAGAVLGNEWYDRGMWPFQ, encoded by the coding sequence ATGCGTAATATGTTAAAAATACTCATTTCGACCTTGGTATTGATGCTGGGTGTAGTCTCGCTACCCGCGACTGCTGCAACGCCTGGTGAAGGTTTTCAGAAGGTTGCTCTTACGAGTAATGATATCAAACACATGACCTTGGGACAGGCGGCGGCAATTGTCGGCGGTGCGATCGTTGGTGGCAGTGTTACGGATATGGTGCTTGACGGCACCGTATTTACCATTCTTGGCGTTGTCGCGGGTGCCGTGCTCGGTAACGAGTGGTATGATCGAGGCATGTGGCCGTTCCAATAA